In Salvelinus namaycush isolate Seneca chromosome 17, SaNama_1.0, whole genome shotgun sequence, one genomic interval encodes:
- the LOC120062187 gene encoding extensin-like, whose product MKLDCCFHIPHIYTHIYTHTSTPSRLHPPHLHPHIHIPHIYTHTSISPTSTPTHLHPHVYIPHIYTLTSTSPTSTPTHPYPPHLHPHIYTLTSTSPTSTPSHPHPPHLHPHVHIPHIYTHTSTSPTSTPSRPHPPHLHPHIHIPHIYTHTSTPSRLHPPHLHPHIYIPHIYTLTSTSPTSTPSHPHPPHLHPHVHIPHIYTHTSTSPTSTPTHLHPHVYIPHIYTHTPTSTRACPHPHPPTSTSTHPTSTPSSPHLHPYVHIHTPPHLHPHPHIYTITPTSPTSTPTPPHLHPHVHIYTLTSTSTTPQLHPHIHIPHIYTQPPTTTPSHPHPHPHTPTSTHPTSTPIPPHLHPHVHIHTPPHLHPHAHIPHIYTLTSTSTHPHIYTHTSLPSRPHPHIYTLTSTSTPPHPHPHTPTSTPTPPHLHPHSHIYTLTSTSTHPHIHTPHIYTYTPTSTPSRPHLHPHVHIHTSPTSTPTLPHLHPHAHIPHIDSLMSTSPTSTPHPHIYTLTPTSPTSTPSRLHPPHPHPHPPASTFTHPHIHIHTPTSTPTPPHLHPRVHIHTPTSKLTHPHPHLHPHVYIPHIYTLTSTSTHPHIHIYSPHIYTLTPTSTPSRLHLPRSTPTPPHLHPHTSTSPTSTSTHPHIHIHTPHIYTLTTTSTPPHLNPHIHTHIHTHIPTSTPHIHTPHIYAHTSTPPDQLPHPYMHPHINTKKNTSTSTPTYPHTHTHLHPQPHIHNPTHTSKPPHLHPHPHINTPTPTPPHLHL is encoded by the exons ATGAAGCTGGACT GTTGCTTCCACATCCCCCACATCTACACCCACATCTACACCCACACATCTACACCCTCACGTCTACATCCCCCACATCTACACCCTCATATCCACATCCCCCACATCTACACCCACACATCCATATCCCCCACATCTACACCCACACATCTACACCCTCACGTCTACATCCCCCACATCTACACCCTCACATCCACATCCCCCACATCTACACCCACACATCCATATCCCCCACATCTACACCCACACATCTACACCCTCACGTCTACATCCCCCACATCTACACCCTCACATCCACATCCCCCACATCTACACCCTCACGTCCACATCCCCCACATCTACACCCACACATCCACATCCCCCACATCTACACCCTCACGTCCACATCCCCCACATCTACACCCACACATCCATATCCCCCACATCTACACCCACACATCTACACCCTCACGTCTACATCCCCCACATCTACACCCTCACATCTACATCCCACACATCTACACCCTCACGTCTACATCCCCCACATCTACACCCTCACATCCACATCCCCCACATCTACACCCTCACGTCCACATCCCCCACATCTACACCCACACATCCACATCCCCCACATCTACACCCACACATCTACACCCTCACGTCTACATCCCCCACATCTACACCCACACCCCCACATCTACACGCGCATGTCCACATCCACACCCCCCCACATCCACATCCACACACCCCACATCTACACCTTCATCCCCACATCTACACCCTTACGTTCACATCCACACACCCCCACATCTACACCCACACCCCCACATCTACACCATCACGCCCACATCCCCCACATCTACACCTACACCCCCACATCTACACCCTCACGTCCACATCTACACCCTCACATCCACATCCACCACCCCACAACTACACCCTCACATCCACATCCCCCACATCTACACCCAGCCCCCCACAACTACACCCTCACatccacatccacatccacacACCCCCACATCCACACACCCAACATCTACACCTATACCCCCACATCTACACCCTCACGTCCACATCCACACACCCCCACATCTACACCCTCACGCCCACATCCCCCATATCTACACCCTCACGTCCACATCCACACACCCCCACATCTACACCCACACATCCCTCCCCTCACGCCCACACCCCCACATCTACACCCTCACGTCCACATCTACACCCCCACATCCACATCCACACACCCCCACATCTACACCCACACCCCCACATCTACACCCACACTCCCACATCTACACCCTCACATCCACATCCACACACCCCCACATCCACACACCCCACATCTACACCTATACCCCCACATCTACACCCTCACGTCCACATCTACACCCTCACGTCCACATCCACACATCCCCCACATCTACACCCACACTCCCACATTTACACCCTCACGCCCACATCCCCCACATCGACAGCCTCATGTCTACATCCCCCACATCTACACCCCACCCCCACATCTACACCCTCACGCCCACATCCCCCACATCTACACCCTCACGTCTACATCCCCCACATCCACATCCACACCCCCCCGCATCCACATTCACACACCCCCACAtccacatccacacccccacatCTACACCCACACCCCCACATCTACACCCTCGCGtccacatccacacccccacatCTAAACTCACACATCCACACCCACATCTACACCCTCACGTCTACATCCCCCACATCTACACCCTCACATCCACATCCACACACCCCCACATCCACATCTACTCACCCCACATCTACACCCTCACCCCCACATCTACACCCTCACGTCTACATCTACCCAGATCTACACCCACACCCCCACATCTACACCCTCACACGTCTACATCCCCCACATCCACATCCACACACCCCCACATCCACATCCACACACCCCACATCTACACCCTCACGaccacatccacacccccacatCTAAACCCACACATCCACACCCACATCCACACCCACATCCCCACATCTACACCCCACATCCACACACCCCACATCTACGCCCACACATCTACACCCCCAGATCAGCTCCCACACCCCTACATGCACCCCCACATCAACACCAAAAAAAACACATCAACATCCACACccacatatccacacacacacacacatctacacccACAACCCCACATCCACAATCCCACCCACACATCTAAACCCCCACATCTACACCCACACCCCCACAtcaacacccccaccccaacaccCCCACATCTACATCTATGA